From Neospora caninum Liverpool complete genome, chromosome VIII, a single genomic window includes:
- a CDS encoding transporter, major facilitator family domain containing protein: MIPEGPFPDSASVRRKEGWPPSFSDPRLSRAPEHIKRAEGEKTEPEELHGENPEAPRGRRNDDELRERPPGTRSCRGERTQGERREKPRIAEDAEKATGRGQHPQGNDEDRQVGKKREREETEKPSEVGNGSAFCLTASGISQGVFETQSAFVPPGPLDSVAETLATAQHVPSLRLSRLSRLAPSSSHESSPSSLVSHGGARPSLFTGRLPPPAPSEPDASLQSSVSLRLGVLSSSGLPISSSSGLVPSSLRGRRPPPFCPPVASPPTAPSAVRPGAAGISPSSVPLACLPCASPASPLSRSSFSPSTAAGCFSAACRRGEKGDRQLAVLGLPLHPRHCLDSVPAAAADSAGHTATGAKRDGARVRTGNEQRDGEEEERKDRAREPKRGRERGSQAEEGWNAGGLHGVHSVEKDGHEETRDSNEALRAEAAPEQANLQDRRPQQASDEEKRRSETNEDTSSIPEDAEQEGAGPQRRVTRTRKRGAGEAVASLLRPSRLRFGVSFPWKKQNAREGKLHRKSGVGERRGDPTHREKRNGKAGRGCFSHRLTARHADGSRQERKGEKRASDDEHELLETRQSSKGSEDSIHLADCLRACSTADVMATAEARPLALTREPSDNGEGEEEKGDEDEGEEDDEEDDEEDDEEDDEKAGDEGYVRMQGEKDGSYSTPWKVRILALILGIQMTLNIDNGVVPAVLADLGREFHASASEQGLVGALPHIGMLVFCPFCARCLEAVRPQRLLLVSLLLNAVAIIFFAASRSCIPLFLSRFLIGFSQTAFVVYAPVWVDKFAPHNLLTLWMGLTQSAVVVGVVVGYLLAGFLRQSRLDWRGVLFLQVALLVAQLLLLALCNAAHVDVWAQPETGDNTSHAREVFEHPTPEDQEAQQGEATDKGAETKKAERILGQADETITNVVGGAGMQAGEADSTLDGFESGKGRCGGGAKAGRVDNEDTGAHAVFVGKRVAGRRARTPQEETGLARATETTEEGRLERREVRLFENQMIAALPPSPFSSSRLPSIFRRVPPPATVALRGDAGARLLSPRSFSFGFASSAVAEAAPLCSAASPEPAALRPGVGAAPLSPRCSLAVSSSAAACSSRVVSLTKLTDVPLFSVASPVSPVCPPFAASSSCSWKASSSLCPTDFFPNVPPSLSIGRPASSFALPFSASPSAASLFSPFLSCFSPVSQAWEGLPQTMREGPVALQGTCASSGACWARCSEQTVFRTSGAFPVSERQPKVESDEGEGAWGSVARPAPSQLSRASSADCVVSSFSRASFAVASRTLSPRPALGFGPRNLASSSALATEPVLLAYHSQDIVDFRDEEKTISLESSDLLAKFAPAATPPAREEASTPDAETKERRASQTGVREKGEAGRRRLRLVQRRQVERAATGDVDAKRRTSKPAGDVFASQPRENRDPPARKPQSAALALGAWQGQREGRNEARFSSCRETGEARQEPLKKWSQREAILAAIAHAHYGQGRFRDEGKPRKGAAARERGGDASGSEGRDETRGRARAVGAGNVEREKARKGGRRGGETHERRKTAGERTVRRAETLAGRIGGGVTQPNQRETEEDRRGQNEEASPRDMHAVDARDNPGGSVESSGDPRSPPSRPVFSVNGEHEPASRTVFPCRSRQHEHARLILPPASSTSAASSAPCSDSHASWAPRAEPKRRTHVARPSSALRRAHIVFIRPRGRTGASDDERESVWRLGSEASSCSVIYSFHSGCERRKREGTQCLVAVNTQPASHTELVFDAFLRGTKLLLFTPPIGLILSSSPPSVPPQSARHGASSLGSRKRTRGTTQREGQRGDAGGRGEIDKKDRLRRTDQTSTERTEAAREGEPLPADEEARGSAERDTSDECGERPEARLRGSAKTVLSGGKRRRQERSEIRQSGKGRLSPGRLVRGSEDEEALSDLESSRTLTTLKSEEKAGEAGADPSNQEMQERRKAIQMDTGEETIYLGGRRRVEAGVAGEAQTKAAQSSKSLWGFSSWFSLRRLAERHSDAAGALSCRGAESKECMCRGSVQPASLAANHRRGGTKRREGNEEEGSDGEARAFIPAPRKGTVPSSHALSVAAFAERERSANALQPHAGAARAFEAPPPLMPPPCMVAATRGEDIDVLAQPLLIQSRPCLVDRSVQTSSAAARTPKPLPCSPPPPPTASANALASLCHVRSSSPSLCSFSSSSSSSASSASSSSGAFSSSGLSSGARVNDSCEAPRGATRAEDGARSRNAGDDAEGRDVRVAREEDENHAADQAREKPRQSIQVFYPAPTPLVVAVGEEAIALTNFKAPECPEDAAEAESGEAQTSERGTKIEQEGAQKKAPRGDEKERDDWEPMDESEVRQQVHTLSRVPGWWLRRAEPGRKGKASVEATGEAEETREGRAGNTLKRRELRRGESDEGQNMRAQPPTLVSSCNHLRAAEEEGERGDKAAQSGLPRRDRSFEKSEDNAEDNPEASTRVFEEDVLVHAVSVELPARKPFGGSASGDDPTESEGREQGEEAQERAEKGNRGGRRDEEGSSGRGGRGGRGGREGSDGGEAERGSEEGKMVATAHLKSRLDILFLSRGEDTELSAEVPHGVAVVAVEIQGSADVECKAANRAKENRQRDAERNKEELTDEKINRQGRGETAGALESSEEASGMGNEGEAKSEGDQNVEGRENGQEAAEVTRAEGRECRDEVAHHGKQDGKYSETRNAQRGWWSLTRWREKRRSWVEGRESGTRSGESPQKKDIKKSAEKEAKDRGNGEQNSRGTHDQEQDEVSTVCSSLESEDDNQTAGAWRNRALGRLLTNPVYVCLTLALSSLFFEVTAIQFWATRYFDEELHADTATVLISFSATAATAPAVGILVGALLMDWLGGYRETPEQRCRALLCLLVLSFTCVVLGLCAAYCALTFWPSLALIWFILFFGGGILPTASGLLLASVDEDLRTKASGAATLFYTLLGYTAGTFLPGVVSDSIGTKGGMQMILLWSLSGFAFLLLATAFASRRKAEDAEADENVETEESENEKSLEARSKTGARSKSTKQSETEDV, translated from the exons ATGATTCCGGAAGGCCCCTTTCCAGACTCCGCATCTGtccgaagaaaggaaggctgGCCTCCCAGTTTCTCGGATCCGCGCTTGTCTCGTGCGCCAGAGCACATCAAACGggcagaaggggagaaaacggagccTGAAGAACTACATGGAGAGAATCCTGAGGCTCCCCGCGGGCGCAGGAACGACGACGAACTCAGGGAAAGACCACCTGGCACGCGTTCGTGCAGAGGAGAGCGGActcaaggagagagacgagagaagccgagaatcgccgaggacgcggagaaggcaaCGGGCCGAGGACAGCACCCACAAGGGAACGACGAAGACAGGCAGGtcggaaaaaaacgagagcgtgaggaaaccgagaagcCCAGCGAGGTCGGAAACGGGAGCGCATTCTGTCTGACAGCCTCGGGCATTTCTCAAGGAGTGTTTGAAACCCAAAGCGCGTTTGTTCCACCCGGGCCTCTCGACTCCGTTGCGGAGACTCTAGCCACCGCACAACATGTCCCGTCGCTCAGGCTTTCTCGATTGTCTCGTTTGgctccatcttcttctcacgagtcgtcgccctcgtccttGGTCTCTCATGGCGGCGCTAGGCCCTCGCTGTTTACAGGTCGCTTGCCGCCTCCTGCGCCATCTGAGCCGGACGCCTCTCTCCAatcctccgtttccttgcGACTCGGggttctctcctcctctggGCTGCCcatttcttcgtcctccggccttgtcccctcttctctcagggGTCGCAGACCTCCGCCTTTCTGTCCCCCCGTGGCTTCACCGCCGACTGCGCCTTCAGCCGTGCGCCCAGGCGCCGCCGGcatctcgccctcttctgtcccccTCGCTTGTCTTCCCTgtgcttcgcctgcgtcgcctctttcgcgctcgtccttttctccttcgactGCCGCTGGATGTTTCTCTGCCGCGTGTCGTCGTGGGGAAAAAGGCGATCGGCAACTCGCCGTCCTCGGACTTCCTCTGCACCCTCGGCACTGTCTAGACAGCGTCCCAGCAGCGGCGGCCGACAGCGCTGGCCACACAGCGACAGGCGCCAAACGAGACGGGGCGCGCGTACGCACGGGGAACgagcagcgagacggcgaagaggaagaaagaaaggacaggGCGCGAGAGCCGAAAAGGGGGCGCGAGCGAGGGAGTCAAGCTGAGGAAGGGTGGAACGCAGGCGGGCTGCATGGCGTCCACAGTGTGGAAAAAGACGGGCacgaagagacacgggaCTCGAACGAGGCTTTGCGCGCCGAAGCAGCGCCAGAGCAGGCGAACCTGCAAGACAGACGACCACAGCAAGCAtcggacgaagaaaaaaggcgaagcgaaaCCAACGAAGACACTTCCTCGATACCTGAAGACGCAGAACAAGAGGGCGCAGGACCGCAAAGGCGGGTCACACGCACTCgcaagagaggcgccggagaggcGGTTGCATCTCTGTTGCGCCCAAGCCGTCTTCGCTTTGGGGTTTCGTTTCCttggaagaaacagaacgcaagggaaggaaagcTGCATCGGAAGAGCGGTGTAGGCGAACGGAGAGGTGACCCGACCCACcgggagaagcggaacgGGAAAGCGGGCAGAGGCTGTTTCAGCCACAGGCTGACTGCGAGGCATGCAGACGGAAgcaggcaggagaggaaaggcgagaaaagagcaagCGATGACGAGCACGAACTCCTGGAAACGCGACAATCCAGCAAGGGCTCCGAAGACTCCATTCACCTCGCTGACTGTCTCCGAGCCTGTTCTACCGCCGATGTCATGGCAACCGCCGAGGCAAGGCCTCTCGCCTTAACGCGTGAGCCTTCCGAtaacggagagggagaagaagagaaaggcgacgaggacgaaggtgaggaagacgacgaggaagacgacgaggaagacgacgaggaagacgacgagaaagcgggGGATGAGGGGTATGTACGCATGCAAGGGGAGAAAGATGGGAGCTACAGCACGCCCTGGAAGGTGCGAATTCTCGCTCTTATTCTCGGGATCCAAATGACGCTCAACATCGACAACGGTGTCGTGCCTGCAGTCCTGGCAGACCTGGGGCGCGAGTTTCACGCGAGTGCATCTGAGCAAG GCCTCGTTGGTGCCCTGCCTCACATCGGGATGCTCGTTTTCTGTCCGTTCTGTGCCCGGTGTTTGGAGGCCGTTCGGCCCCAGCGTCTGCTCCttgtttcgcttctcctcaaCGCCGTGGCAATTATCTTCTTTGCAGCCAGCCGCTCCTGCATCccactcttcctctcacGCTTTCTTATCGGTTTCTCGCAAACGGCCTTCGTTGTCTACGCCCCGGTGTGGGTAGATAAGTTCGCGCCCCACAATCTGCTCACCCTGTGGATGGGCCTCACCCAGTCCGCCGTAGTGGTGGGTGTCGTG GTTGGCTACCTTCTCGCAGGCTTCCTCCGACAGTCGCGCCTCGACTGGCGGGGTGTGCTCTTCTTGCAAGTCGCTCTGCTTGTCGCGCAGCTGCTTCTACTCGCGCTCTGCAACGCCGCCCACGTCGACGTCTGGGCTCAGCCGGAAACTGGCGACAACACCTCGCACGCCCGTGAGGTTTTTGAACACCCAACCCCCGAAGACCAGGAAGCACAGCAAGGGGAAGCGACAGACaagggagcggagacgaaaaaagcggaGCGAATCCTGGGGCAGGCTGACGAGACAATAACCAACGTGGTAGGTGGAGCTGGGATGCAGGCTGGCGAAGCGGACAGCACATTGGACGGTTTCGAGAGCGGCAAAGGCAGGtgtggaggaggcgcgaaggccgGCCGAGTCGATAATGAAGACACaggggcgcatgcagtttttgTGGGGAAGCGCGTCGCAGGACGCCGGGCACGGACACCTCAAGAGGAAACCGGCCTCGCGCGAGCGACGGAAACGACAGAGGAGGGACGCttggaaagaagggaagtgCGGCTTTTCGAGAACCAAATGATCGCTGCActgcctccttcgcctttctcgtcgtcgcgGCTACCTTCTATTTTTCGACGTGTCCCTCCGCCCGCTACCGTGGCTCTGCGGGGAGATGCTGGTGCCCGTCTGCTTTCACCCAGATCGTTTTCGTTCGGCTTTGCCTCTTCAGCCGTCGCTGAGGCCGCTCCGCTGTGTTCGGCTGCATCTCCTGAACCTGCCGCACTCAGACCCGGCGTCGGCGCggctcctctgtctcctcggtgttccctcgccgtgtcttcttccgccgcggcctgctcttctcgcgtcgtgTCTCTCACAAAGCTGACAGACGTTCCGTTGTTTTCTGTTGCATCTCCTGTGTCCCCTGTGTGTCCACCTTttgccgcctcttcctcctgttcctggaaggcttcttcgtcgctctgccCTACCGACTTTTTCCCGAACGTTCCCCCTTCACTGTCGATTGGCCGCCCAGCCTCAAGTTTCGCCCTTCCCTTCTCAGCATCCCcgtcggctgcctcgctcttctcgccgtttctctcctgtttctctcctgtttctcaAGCGTGGGAGGGACTCCCTCAAACAATGCGAGAGGGCCCGGTTGCCCTCCAAGGCACCTGCGCTTCGTCTGGAGCCTGCTGGGCACGGTGTTCTGAACAAACGGTTTTCCGCACTAGCGgcgccttccctgtctcAGAACGGCAGCCAAAGGTCGAATCTgacgaaggggaaggcgcctGGGGAAGCGTCGCACGTCCCGCGCCTTCTCAGCTCTCACGTGCGTCTTCCGCAGACTGtgttgtctcttccttttctcgggCGTCTTttgccgtcgcctcccgcacgctctctccacgtccAGCCCTAGGTTTCGGCCCGCGAAAcctcgcttcgtcctcggcgcTCGCGACGGAAcctgtccttctcgcgtACCACTCCCAAGACATCGTCGATTTCCGTGACGAAGAAAAGACCATTTCTCTGGAAAGCTCGGACTTACTGGCGAAGTTTGCGCCAGCAGCTACTCCACCTgcaagagaggaggcaagCACGCCTGAcgccgagacgaaagagaggcgcgcctcACAGACTGGCgtgagggagaaaggagaggccgGACGAAGACGCTTGAGGTTGgtgcagcggagacaggtcGAGCGAGCAGCCACTGGCGACGTcgacgcgaagagacggactTCGAAACCAGCCGGAGACGTCTTTGCCTCGCAGCCCCGAGAGAACCGAGATCCTCCAGCTCGCAAGCCTCAGtccgccgcgctcgccttGGGGGCTTGGCAGGGGCAGCGTGAGGGGCGAAATgaggcgcgtttctcctcttgtcGAGAGACCGGTGAAGCGCGACAGGAGCCGTTGAAAAAGTGGAGTCAACGCGAAGCGATTCTCGCCGCCATCGCGCACGCGCACTACGGCCAAGGCCGCTTCCGAGACGAAGGTAAGCCTCGCaaaggcgcggcggcgagagaacgcggaggagacgcgagcggcagcgagggaagagatgAGACGCGCGGGCGAGCGAGGGCGGTCGGGGCAGGAAACGTCgagcgggaaaaggcaaggaaaggagggcgccgcggaggagagacacacgagaggagaaagacggcaggagagaggacagttCGGAGAGCGGAAACGCTCGCGGGCCGGATAGGCGGCGGCGTTACGCAGCCCAACCaaagggaaacagaggaggaCCGACGAGGGCAGAACGAGGAAGCCTCACCTCGAGACATGCATGCTGTGGACGCCCGAGACAACCCGGGAGGCTCCGTGGAGTCTTCGGGTGACCCACGAAGTCCCCCTTCTCGGCCAGTCTTTTCGGTAAATGGAGAACACGAACCTGCGTCGCGCACCGTGTTTCCTTGCCGCAGCCGGCAGCACGAGCATGCACGCCTCATTCTTCCTCCGGCTTCGTCGACctccgctgcgtcttcggcgcCGTGCTCAGACTCTCACGCCTCATGGGCGCCTCGGGCCGAGCCGAAGAGACGGACCCACGTCGCGCGGCCTTCCTCGGCTCTGCGGCGGGCTCACATTGTCTTCATTAGACCGCGGGGACGGACGGGAGCGTCTGACGATGAGCGAGAGAGTGTGTGGAGGCTCGGGTCGGAGGCGAGCAGTTGCTCGGTGATTTATTCTTTTCACTCTGGAtgtgagagaagaaagcgcgaggGTACGCAGTGTCTCGTGGCTGTCAACACGCAACCGGCTTCGCACACAGAACTCGTTttcgacgcgtttctccggGGCACCAAACTGTTGCTGTTCACCCCACCAATCGGATTGATtctgtcgtcctcgccgccctcggtTCCGCCACAGTCAGCGAGGCATGGCGCCAGCAGCCTCGGCTCCAGGAAGCGAACGCGGGGCACCACGCAACGAGAAGGAcagcgcggagacgctgggGGCCGAGGCGAGATAGACAAGAAAGACCGCCTGAGAAGGACGGACCAGACATcaacagagaggacggaggccGCGAGGGAAGGGGAACCTCTGCCGGCAGATGAAGAGGCTCGCGGGAGTGCGGAACGAGACACCAGCGACGAATGCGGGGAGCGACCGGAAGCGAGGCTTAGAGGGAGCGCGAAAACAGTGCTATcaggagggaaacggaggagacaggagcgaagCGAAATACGTCAAAGTGGAAAAGGTCGACTTTCACCTGGACGGCTGGTTCGTggcagcgaggacgaggaagcgctTAGCGACCTCGAATCCTCGAGGACGCTGACGACGctgaagagcgaagaaaaggcaggcgaggcaggggcgGACCCGAGCAATCAAGAAATgcaggaaaggcgaaaagccATACAAATGGACaccggcgaggagacaatCTACTTGGGCGGCAGGAGGCGAGTTGAAGCCGGAGTTGCAGGCGAGGCCCAAACCAAGGCAGCTCAAAGTTCGAAGTCGCTTTGGGGGTTTTCGTCCTGGTTTTCGTTGCGGCGGCTGGCCGAAAGGCACTCGGACGCTGCAGGTGCTCTCTCGTGTCGCGGAGCAGAAAGCAAGGAGTGCATGTGCCGTGGAAGCGTCCAGCCCGCGAGCCTGGCAGCAAACCACAGACGAGGCGGAAcaaagcggcgagaagggaacgaggaagaaggaagcgacggggaAGCGCGCGCCTTCATTCCTGCTCCTCGGAAAGGGaccgttccttcttcgcacGCGCTGTCTGTTGCGGCTtttgcggagagagagaggagtgcAAATGCGCTGCAGCCTCACGCCGGAGCAGCACGCGCTTTCGAGGCTCCTCCGCCGCTCATGCCTCCACCGTGTATGGTTGCCGCCACACGAGGCGAAGACATCGACGTTCTTGCGCAGCCTCTCCTCATCCAGTCCCGACCTTGCCTCGTCGATCGTTCGGTTCAGACGTCGTCCGCCGCTGCTCGAACCCCTAAGCCTCTTCCTTGCTCTCCACCGCCCCCTCCGACTGCTTCCGCTAACGCGCTTGCAAGTCTCTGCCATGTGCGTTCGTCATCTCCTTCCTTgtgctccttctcttcctctagctcttcctcggcttctaGCGCTTCCTCGTCATCGggcgccttttcctcgtccgGTTTGTCTTCTGGCGCTCGTGTGAATGATAGCTGCGAGGCACCACGTGGCGCTACGAGGGCAGAAGACGGCGCAAGGTCCCGAAACGcgggcgacgacgcagaagggcgagacgtGCGGGTAGCTcgcgaggaggacgagaaccACGCCGCGGATCAGGCAAGAGAAAAGCCGAGGCAAAGCATCCAGGTTTTTTATCCGGCCCCGACGCCGCTTGTCGTTGCCgtgggagaggaggcgaTTGCGCTGACAAACTTCAAAGCTCCGGAGTGTCCAGAGGACgccgcagaggcagagagtggagaggcgcagacgtCGGAACGCGGAACGAAGATTGAACAGGAAGGtgcgcagaagaaggcaccgcgcggagacgagaaggagagagacgactgGGAACCAATGGACGAGAGTGAGGTTCGACAGCAGGTTCACACACTGTCCAGGGTGCCTGGGTGGTGGCTTCGTCGGGCCGAACCAGGCCGCAAGGGAAAAGCCTCGGTAGAAGCGacgggagaagcagaagaaactcgagaaggaagggcgGGTAACACCCTCAAGAGAAGGGAGCTCCGGCGAGGGGAAAGTGATGAAGGGCAAAACATGCGAGCACAGCCTCCCACGCTAGTCTCGTCTTGCAATCATCTGAgggcggcggaggaagagggagaaaggggagacaaaGCGGCGCAGAGCGGCTTGCCGAGAAGAGATAGGAGCttcgagaagagcgaggacaaCGCAGAAGACAATCCAGAAGCAAGCACCAGAGTGTTTGAGGAAGACGTCCTCGTGCACGCAGTTTCAGTTGAACTGCCGGCACGCAAGCCGTTCGGTGGAAGCGCCTCAGGCGACGACCcgacagaaagcgaaggacgcgaacaaggagaggaagcacaagaaagagcagaaaaagggaaccggggaggaagacgagatgaagaaggaagtAGTGGAAGAGGTGGAAGAGGTGGAAGAggtggaagagaaggaagcgacggaggggaagcagaaagagggagcgaagaaggaaagatgGTTGCGACAGCACACCTCAAAAGCAGGCTCGACATTCTTTTCCTgtcgcgaggagaggacaCAGAACTGAGCGCGGAGGTACCACATGGGGTTGCCGTCGTCGCTGTGGAGATCCAGGGAAGCGCCGACGTCGAGTGCAAGGCAGCTAATCGAGCTAAAGAAAatcgccagagagacgcagaaagaaatAAAGAAGAACTGACAGACGAAAAGATCAACCggcaagggagaggagagacagcgggggcCCTGGAGTcaagcgaagaagcaagcgGCATGGGAAatgaaggagaggcgaaatcAGAAGGCGACCAGAATGTTgaaggccgagagaacgGTCAGGAGGCCGCCGAGGTGACACGGGCCGAGGGGCGCGAGTGCCGAGACGAGGTCGCTCACCACGGAAAACAGGACGGAAAATACAGCGAAACCAGAAACGCCCAGAGAGGCTGGTGGAGCCTGACGCGGtggcgggagaagcgaagaagctggGTAGAAGGGCGTGAATCGGGTACGCGATCGGGCGAGAGCCCTCAGAAGAAAGACATAAAAAAAtcagcagaaaaagaggccaAGGACCGTGGCAACGGCGAGCAGAACTCGAGAGGCACGCACGACCAAGAGCAAGACGAAGTCTCAACCGTGTGCAGCAGCttggagagcgaggacgacaACCAGACTGCAGGCGCTTGGAGGAACCGCGCCCTGGGGCGCCTTCTAAC CAATCCTGTCTACGTCTGCCTCACACTGGCGCTATCGTCCTTGTTCTTTGAGGTGACGGCGATTCAGTTCTGGGCGACGAGATACTTTGACGAAGAACTGCAT GCCGACACAGCTACCGTCTTGATCAGTttctcggcgacggcggcaaCGGCGCCTGCAGTTGGGATCCTTGTCGGAGCCTTATTGATGGACTGGCTGGGAGGCTATCGAGAGACGCCCGAGCAGCGATGCCGAGCGctgctctgccttctcgttctctccttcacctGCGTGGTTCTGGGCCTCTGCGCCGCGTACTGCGCTCTCACGTTCTGGCCGTCTCTCGCATTGATTTGGTTCATCCTGTTTTTCGGTGGAGGCATCTTGCCGACTGCGAGCGGGCTCCTCCTCGCGTCAGTCGACGAGGATCTGCGAACGAAAGCCTCCGGAGCAGCCACGCTCTTCTACACGCTCTTGGGCTACACGGCAGGGACGTTTCTTCCTGGAGTTGTCAGCGACTCGATCGGAACCAAGGGAGGCATGCAG ATGATTCTTCTCTGGTCACTCTCTGGATTTGCattccttctcctcgccacggcgtttgcctctcgccgTAAAGctgaagacgccgaggccgacgaaaacgtggaaacagaggaaTCGGAAAACGAGAAGTCGCTCGAGGCGAGGTCgaagacaggcgcgcgcagCAAGAGCACGAAACaaagcgagacggaagatgtgtaa